A genomic segment from Bosea sp. OAE506 encodes:
- a CDS encoding DUF1176 domain-containing protein: protein MAALLLAAASAGPLAAQTPPPAQAPAPAKPDETKLDLKLFDKAEVDRSKGCSVALWQANRDPDKDRYAFIFSEALSGQNHARQPARIKVGERILTLTRVAIGGKVGGYGLYPYQLYKLGADDGFAVLDLKLGEIEGEAVEIESGTLTVSMAGKQQARVPVKGGAGCMTAPAAAPPPAAPPAAAGAPAGLDGIFSRYAVRPAQIPRTLPATLKSRFGCDPDMLKTGVTGFQMSEESAIWELPCQRFNIQANAVYALVYLPEPAQNLRFLSFKAPPGKKRTSAPAELMSPEWDVKTRTVTGTALGRSDGDCGVYERHRVGADGEFVLVEYREKVACDGKTTKPEQFPLVYRAR from the coding sequence TTGGCCGCGCTATTGCTGGCAGCCGCATCCGCGGGGCCGCTCGCAGCCCAGACGCCCCCGCCCGCCCAGGCCCCGGCGCCGGCCAAGCCCGACGAGACCAAGCTCGACCTGAAGCTCTTCGACAAGGCGGAGGTCGACCGCTCGAAAGGCTGCTCGGTTGCGCTGTGGCAGGCCAACCGCGACCCCGACAAGGACCGCTACGCCTTCATCTTTTCCGAGGCCCTGAGCGGCCAGAACCACGCCCGCCAGCCGGCGCGCATCAAGGTTGGCGAGAGGATCCTGACGCTGACGCGCGTGGCGATCGGCGGCAAGGTCGGCGGCTACGGCCTCTACCCCTACCAGCTCTACAAACTCGGCGCCGATGACGGCTTTGCCGTGCTCGACCTCAAGCTCGGCGAGATCGAGGGCGAGGCGGTGGAAATCGAGAGCGGCACGCTGACCGTGTCGATGGCCGGCAAGCAGCAGGCGCGTGTGCCCGTGAAGGGTGGGGCCGGCTGCATGACCGCGCCCGCGGCAGCCCCGCCCCCCGCGGCCCCGCCTGCGGCTGCTGGGGCGCCTGCGGGTCTGGACGGCATCTTCAGCCGCTACGCCGTCAGGCCCGCCCAGATCCCGCGCACGCTGCCGGCGACGCTCAAGAGCCGTTTCGGCTGCGACCCGGATATGTTGAAGACCGGCGTCACCGGCTTCCAGATGTCGGAGGAATCGGCGATCTGGGAACTCCCCTGCCAGCGCTTCAACATCCAGGCCAATGCCGTCTATGCGCTGGTCTACCTGCCGGAGCCGGCGCAGAATCTGCGCTTCCTGAGCTTCAAGGCTCCTCCCGGCAAGAAGCGCACGAGCGCTCCCGCCGAGCTGATGTCGCCGGAATGGGACGTGAAGACCCGCACCGTCACCGGCACGGCGCTCGGCCGCAGCGATGGCGATTGCGGGGTCTATGAGCGCCATCGCGTTGGCGCCGACGGAGAATTCGTCCTGGTCGAATACCGTGAAAAGGTCGCTTGCGACGGCAAGACGACTAAGCCGGAGCAGTTCCCGCTCGTGTATCGGGCGCGCTGA
- a CDS encoding chemotaxis protein CheW: protein MTGGPEIDPALAGLIRHMRAIDDYRQVFDRLQASWDTLTLLGQLSGNATEMSGTRSAFEKLTASLLGHLAKETRDKVMTDLRIKAQNAIDVLVRNLFERTADIGFLAADTDIREMLEAPNSSEARAAIEARFRDYVAKYSVYSDIVLVDRDGAIRARLQPHAAQQARHPLIDEALTSTGAYVEHYGVVDFVADEKALVYAWRVEDAAKRPLGVLVLVFRLADEMEGIFRKLLPEHDWTVLGCVSPEGDVIAGSCPIQLPAGLKLSPSALQGRDPVIRLGGRQYLAMACGTAGYQGYMGPGWLGLGLIPLEAAFDQDDGELGKGIDEDLLAAVTSQAGLFSAELRNVSRQAAAIQGDLNRSVWNGSIRQAGSTAANAAFSKILLWEISSAGRKTQAVCDASIGDLHRTVVAAIMEKCRSRAAFAIDVMDRNLYERANDCRWWALNASFARVLAAPSPEGRRLCGEILATINALYTVYSNLILFDTQGVVVAVSQPSQAHLVGQSLEAEWVARTLALRTGQHYAVSGFEPTPLYDGAPTLIYTAAVQSPVCGRALGGIAIVFDSTPQFAAILADSLPKAEDGAALTGAFTILVGSDGQILSSSDPRFAVGDASPLPVDPAALERDGDLAAIRSFEGKHMAVGAALSKGYREYKTSDGHRADVVAICAVPLGMVAADSAARPAAGAASVALAAQKPADGVEAFEVATFHIGRHWLGVRARDVIEAVDIAGLKPSARKAGDGLLAGYKLHEGQPVPVLRLARLLGIPDASSDEQQIVIVRAAGRTLGLIVDALGLIPEIAASELQPLRDLTSKTDVPALGVVATRNARGEPAGMLMLLDVDRLGARLQGESGPALVQAAE, encoded by the coding sequence ATGACTGGAGGACCCGAGATCGATCCGGCGCTCGCCGGCCTGATCCGGCACATGCGCGCGATCGACGACTACCGGCAGGTCTTCGACCGCCTGCAGGCGTCCTGGGATACGCTGACGTTGCTCGGTCAACTCTCGGGCAACGCCACCGAGATGTCGGGCACGCGCTCCGCCTTCGAGAAGCTCACTGCGAGCCTGCTCGGCCATCTCGCCAAGGAGACGCGGGACAAGGTGATGACCGATCTGCGCATCAAGGCGCAGAACGCCATCGACGTGCTGGTCCGCAATCTCTTCGAGCGCACCGCCGATATCGGCTTCCTCGCCGCCGACACCGACATCCGCGAGATGCTGGAGGCCCCCAATTCGTCCGAGGCGCGGGCGGCGATCGAGGCGCGCTTCCGCGACTATGTCGCGAAATACTCCGTCTATTCCGACATCGTGCTGGTCGACCGCGACGGCGCGATCCGCGCCCGTCTCCAGCCGCATGCGGCACAGCAGGCGCGCCACCCCCTGATCGACGAGGCCCTGACCTCGACCGGCGCCTATGTCGAGCATTACGGCGTCGTCGACTTCGTCGCTGACGAGAAGGCCCTGGTCTATGCCTGGCGCGTCGAGGATGCCGCCAAGCGCCCGCTCGGCGTACTCGTCCTTGTCTTCCGGCTCGCCGACGAGATGGAGGGCATCTTCCGCAAGCTGCTGCCCGAGCATGACTGGACCGTGCTGGGCTGTGTCTCCCCGGAGGGCGACGTCATCGCCGGCTCCTGCCCGATCCAGCTTCCGGCCGGGCTGAAGCTCTCGCCTTCGGCCCTGCAGGGGCGCGATCCGGTGATCCGCCTCGGCGGGCGGCAATATCTCGCCATGGCCTGCGGCACGGCCGGCTATCAGGGCTATATGGGCCCCGGCTGGCTCGGCCTCGGGCTGATCCCGCTGGAGGCCGCCTTCGACCAGGACGACGGCGAACTCGGCAAGGGCATCGACGAGGACCTGCTCGCCGCGGTTACCAGCCAGGCCGGGCTGTTCTCGGCCGAGCTGCGCAACGTCTCGCGCCAGGCGGCGGCGATCCAGGGCGATCTCAACCGCTCGGTCTGGAACGGCTCGATCCGCCAGGCCGGCTCGACGGCCGCCAATGCCGCTTTCTCGAAGATACTGCTCTGGGAGATCTCCAGCGCCGGCCGCAAGACACAGGCGGTCTGCGACGCCTCGATCGGCGATCTGCACCGCACCGTCGTCGCCGCCATCATGGAGAAGTGCCGTTCGCGCGCCGCCTTCGCCATCGACGTGATGGACCGCAATCTCTACGAGCGCGCCAATGACTGCCGTTGGTGGGCGCTAAATGCGAGCTTCGCCCGCGTCCTCGCGGCGCCCTCGCCGGAGGGGCGCCGGCTCTGCGGCGAGATCCTCGCCACGATCAACGCGCTCTACACGGTCTACAGCAACCTCATCCTGTTCGACACGCAGGGTGTGGTCGTCGCCGTCTCGCAGCCTTCGCAGGCTCATCTCGTCGGGCAGTCGCTCGAGGCCGAATGGGTGGCCCGCACGCTCGCCCTGCGCACAGGCCAGCACTATGCCGTCTCCGGATTCGAGCCGACACCGCTCTATGATGGGGCGCCGACCCTGATCTACACCGCCGCGGTGCAGAGCCCCGTCTGCGGCAGGGCGCTCGGCGGCATCGCTATCGTCTTCGATTCGACGCCTCAATTCGCCGCCATCCTCGCCGATTCCCTGCCGAAGGCCGAGGACGGCGCCGCCCTGACGGGCGCCTTCACCATTCTGGTCGGCAGCGACGGCCAGATCCTCTCCTCGAGCGACCCGCGCTTTGCCGTCGGCGATGCCAGTCCCCTGCCGGTCGACCCCGCGGCGCTGGAGCGGGACGGCGACCTCGCCGCCATCCGCAGCTTCGAAGGCAAGCACATGGCGGTCGGCGCCGCGCTCTCGAAGGGCTATCGCGAGTACAAGACCAGCGACGGCCACCGTGCCGATGTCGTGGCGATCTGCGCCGTGCCGCTCGGCATGGTTGCGGCCGACAGCGCGGCCCGCCCGGCGGCGGGCGCCGCCTCGGTCGCTCTGGCCGCGCAGAAGCCGGCCGACGGCGTCGAGGCCTTCGAGGTCGCGACCTTCCATATCGGCCGGCACTGGCTCGGCGTGCGGGCCCGCGACGTCATCGAGGCGGTCGATATCGCCGGCCTCAAGCCCTCGGCGAGGAAGGCGGGAGACGGCCTGCTCGCTGGCTACAAGCTGCATGAGGGCCAGCCGGTGCCCGTTCTGCGCCTCGCCCGGCTCCTCGGAATTCCCGATGCGTCCTCCGACGAGCAGCAGATCGTCATCGTGCGTGCGGCCGGCCGCACGCTGGGCCTGATCGTCGATGCGCTCGGCCTCATCCCCGAGATCGCGGCCTCGGAACTCCAGCCATTGCGCGACCTGACCTCGAAGACCGATGTCCCCGCGCTCGGCGTCGTCGCCACCCGCAACGCCCGCGGCGAGCCGGCGGGCATGCTGATGCTGCTCGACGTCGACCGCCTCGGCGCACGCCTGCAGGGCGAAAGCGGCCCCGCGCTGGTCCAGGCGGCGGAGTAG